In Nocardia asteroides, a single genomic region encodes these proteins:
- a CDS encoding Fic family protein, producing MLFPTPALTSADMRVLGEVDAMREELRHQLRSTPAKRTGGLRKFLTADAVAASNSIEGFKVSTVDVEDLMAGEQDVDVSPENRAETLAYERMMTYIQTLHDVEDFTYSTGFLNALHWILQGHRHTARKPAGQWRRGPVYVTDARDPSIAAYTAPDAGDVPALMRELVDWLEADDGAHTLVRAAMAHLHLVAIHPWPDGNGRMSRSLQTLMIAREGVLAPEFSSIEAWLGRPGNTWEYYGVLGRRGAVYRPDQDVAEWLRFNLIAYHQQAQTVHARFERSGRVWAGLAEFAAAEQLDPRSVTALHDVAMSGRVRRSRYEQSEGLNLQQAQRDLRDLVRRQLLDPVGRTRARFYVAGPRFPERVAEVAGTPITLRDPYVD from the coding sequence ATGCTGTTCCCCACACCTGCTCTGACCAGCGCTGACATGCGAGTGCTCGGCGAGGTCGATGCCATGCGGGAGGAGTTGCGTCATCAACTGCGCAGCACGCCGGCCAAGCGGACGGGCGGGCTGCGCAAGTTTCTCACCGCCGACGCGGTGGCGGCGTCGAACTCGATCGAGGGCTTCAAGGTCTCCACCGTCGATGTCGAGGACCTCATGGCCGGTGAGCAGGACGTCGACGTCTCGCCGGAGAACCGGGCCGAGACGCTCGCCTACGAGCGCATGATGACCTACATCCAGACGTTGCATGACGTCGAGGATTTCACTTACAGCACCGGCTTCTTGAATGCCTTGCATTGGATTTTGCAGGGTCATCGGCACACCGCGCGCAAGCCCGCGGGGCAGTGGCGTCGCGGCCCGGTCTACGTGACCGACGCCAGGGATCCGAGTATCGCCGCCTACACCGCCCCCGACGCCGGCGACGTCCCCGCGCTGATGCGCGAACTCGTCGACTGGCTGGAAGCCGACGACGGCGCGCACACGCTGGTCCGGGCCGCGATGGCGCACCTGCACCTGGTGGCGATCCACCCCTGGCCGGACGGCAACGGTCGCATGTCCCGCTCACTGCAGACGCTCATGATCGCCAGGGAGGGCGTGCTGGCGCCGGAGTTCTCCTCGATCGAAGCGTGGCTCGGCCGACCGGGCAATACCTGGGAGTACTACGGGGTGCTCGGGCGCCGCGGCGCCGTCTACCGGCCGGATCAAGATGTAGCGGAGTGGTTGCGCTTCAATCTGATCGCCTATCACCAGCAGGCACAGACCGTGCACGCGCGCTTCGAGCGCTCCGGGCGGGTGTGGGCGGGGCTGGCTGAGTTCGCCGCCGCGGAGCAGCTGGATCCGCGCTCGGTGACGGCGCTGCACGACGTCGCCATGTCCGGCCGGGTGCGGCGGAGCCGGTACGAGCAGAGCGAGGGGCTCAACCTGCAGCAGGCGCAGCGCGACCTGCGTGATCTCGTGCGGCGGCAGCTCCTGGATCCGGTCGGGCGCACCAGGGCCAGGTTCTACGTCGCAGGCCCGCGCTTCCCGGAGCGTGTCGCGGAGGTCGCCGGGACCCCGATCACGCTCCGCGACCCCTACGTCGACTGA
- the secA gene encoding preprotein translocase subunit SecA: MPALTLSRLLRIGEGRVVKRLGQVADQVTAYGSDLEELTDAELRAKTDEFRERYADGEDLDDLLVEAFAVAREASWRVLNQKHYKVQIMGGSALHLGNIAEMKTGEGKTLTCVLPAYLNAISGGGVHVVTVNDYLAKRDAEWMGRVHRFLGLEVGVILSGMTPAQRRHAYAADITYGTNNEFGFDYLRDNMTHSLDDLVQRGHNFAVVDEVDSILIDEARTPLIISGPADASSKWYAEFARIAPLLKKDLHYEVDIKKRTIGVHEAGVEFVEDQLGIDNLYESANSPLVSYLNNSIKAKELYNRDKDYIVRDGEVIIVDEFTGRILVGRRYNEGMHQAIEAKEKVEIQPENQTLATITLQNYFRLYDKLSGMTGTAETEAAELHQIYNLGVVPIPTNRQMVRLDQADLIYKTEEAKFAAVVDDVTERHENGQPVLIGTTSVERSEYLSKQFTKRGIPHSVLNAKFHENEAAIIAEAGRPGAVTVATNMAGRGTDIVLGGNPDIIADILLRKEGLDPVETPDRYEAAWLPALEQVKRQTEADAEAVRDAGGLYVLGTERHESRRIDNQLRGRSGRQGDPGESRFYLSLGDELMRRFNGAALEAIMTRLNLPDDVPIEAKMVSKAIKSAQTQVEQQNFEIRKNVLKYDEVMNQQRTIIYGERNRILRGEDMEGQVQGMISDVITAYVDGATAEGYVEDWDLEKLWTALKTLYPIALNHKDLTGETEVGEAGDLTRDELLEILLDDAHEAYAKRAEEIDGLAGQGAMRNLERQVLLSVLDRKWREHLYEMDYLKEGIGLRAMAQRDPLVEYQREGFDMFTAMLEGLKEESVGFLFNLQVEVQQPQPAGVAVDPGLRSPVGAGAPRPLPTQEAPAKAAPSGAPAALLAKGIDDSGPRGLSYSGPDEGGRTAVHTDDEEYGGDSSGSRRERREAARTETRGKRGPKTRRRH; this comes from the coding sequence GTGCCTGCGCTGACACTTTCGAGGTTGCTACGGATTGGTGAAGGTCGCGTCGTGAAGCGGCTCGGCCAGGTCGCCGACCAGGTCACCGCGTACGGATCGGACCTCGAGGAGCTGACCGACGCCGAGCTGCGGGCCAAGACCGACGAGTTCCGCGAGCGCTACGCCGACGGCGAGGACCTGGACGATCTGCTGGTCGAGGCGTTCGCGGTGGCCCGCGAGGCCTCCTGGCGGGTGCTGAACCAGAAGCACTACAAGGTGCAGATCATGGGCGGCTCGGCGCTGCACCTCGGCAATATCGCCGAGATGAAGACCGGTGAGGGCAAGACCCTGACCTGCGTGCTCCCCGCCTACCTGAACGCCATCTCCGGCGGCGGCGTGCACGTCGTCACCGTGAACGACTACCTCGCCAAGCGCGACGCCGAGTGGATGGGGCGCGTGCACCGCTTCCTCGGGCTCGAGGTCGGCGTGATCCTCTCCGGCATGACGCCCGCGCAGCGCAGGCACGCCTACGCCGCGGACATCACCTACGGCACGAACAACGAGTTCGGCTTCGACTACCTGCGCGACAACATGACGCACTCGCTGGACGACCTGGTCCAGCGCGGGCACAACTTCGCCGTCGTCGACGAGGTCGACTCCATCCTGATCGACGAGGCGCGGACCCCGCTGATCATCTCCGGCCCGGCCGACGCCTCCTCCAAGTGGTACGCGGAGTTCGCGCGGATCGCCCCGCTGCTCAAGAAGGACCTGCACTACGAGGTCGACATCAAGAAGCGCACCATCGGCGTGCACGAGGCGGGCGTCGAGTTCGTCGAGGACCAGCTCGGCATCGACAACCTGTACGAGTCCGCGAACTCCCCGCTGGTCAGCTACCTGAACAACTCCATCAAGGCCAAGGAGCTGTACAACCGGGACAAGGATTACATCGTCCGCGACGGCGAGGTCATCATCGTCGACGAGTTCACCGGGCGCATCCTGGTCGGCCGTCGCTACAACGAGGGCATGCACCAGGCGATCGAGGCCAAGGAGAAGGTCGAGATCCAGCCGGAGAACCAGACCCTGGCGACGATCACGCTGCAGAACTACTTCCGGCTCTACGACAAGCTCTCCGGCATGACCGGCACCGCCGAGACCGAGGCCGCCGAGCTGCACCAGATCTACAACCTCGGCGTCGTCCCGATCCCGACGAACCGCCAGATGGTCCGTCTGGACCAGGCCGACCTCATCTACAAGACCGAGGAGGCCAAGTTCGCCGCGGTCGTCGACGACGTCACCGAGCGGCACGAGAACGGCCAGCCGGTGCTGATCGGCACCACCAGCGTGGAGCGCTCGGAGTACCTGTCCAAGCAGTTCACCAAGCGCGGCATCCCGCACAGCGTGCTGAACGCCAAGTTCCACGAGAACGAGGCCGCGATCATCGCCGAGGCGGGCCGCCCCGGCGCCGTCACCGTCGCCACCAACATGGCAGGACGCGGTACAGACATCGTGCTCGGCGGCAACCCGGACATCATCGCCGACATCCTGCTCCGCAAGGAGGGGCTGGACCCGGTCGAGACGCCCGACCGGTACGAGGCGGCCTGGCTGCCCGCGCTGGAGCAGGTCAAGCGGCAGACCGAGGCGGACGCCGAGGCGGTGCGCGACGCGGGCGGGCTCTACGTGCTCGGCACCGAGCGGCACGAGTCGAGGCGCATCGACAACCAGCTGCGCGGCCGCTCCGGCCGCCAGGGCGACCCGGGCGAGTCCCGGTTCTACCTCTCGCTGGGCGACGAGCTCATGCGGCGCTTCAACGGCGCCGCCCTGGAAGCCATCATGACCAGGCTGAACCTGCCCGACGATGTGCCGATCGAGGCCAAGATGGTCTCCAAGGCGATCAAGAGCGCGCAGACCCAGGTCGAGCAGCAGAACTTCGAGATCCGCAAGAATGTGCTCAAGTACGACGAGGTGATGAACCAGCAGCGCACCATCATCTACGGCGAGCGCAACCGGATCCTCCGCGGCGAGGACATGGAGGGCCAGGTCCAGGGCATGATCAGCGACGTGATCACCGCCTACGTTGACGGCGCCACCGCCGAGGGGTACGTCGAGGACTGGGATCTGGAGAAGCTGTGGACGGCGCTCAAGACGCTGTACCCGATCGCGCTGAACCACAAGGACCTGACCGGCGAGACCGAGGTCGGCGAAGCCGGTGATCTGACCCGCGACGAACTGCTCGAGATCCTGCTCGACGACGCGCACGAGGCCTACGCGAAGCGCGCGGAGGAGATCGACGGCCTGGCCGGCCAGGGCGCCATGCGCAACCTGGAGCGCCAGGTGCTGCTCTCCGTGCTCGACCGCAAGTGGCGCGAGCACCTCTACGAGATGGACTACCTCAAGGAGGGCATCGGCCTGCGCGCCATGGCCCAGCGCGACCCGCTGGTCGAGTACCAGCGCGAGGGCTTCGACATGTTCACCGCCATGCTGGAGGGGCTGAAGGAGGAGTCGGTCGGCTTCCTCTTCAACCTCCAGGTCGAGGTGCAGCAGCCGCAGCCCGCCGGTGTCGCCGTCGACCCCGGCCTGCGCTCCCCGGTCGGTGCCGGCGCCCCCCGCCCCCTCCCCACCCAGGAGGCGCCCGCCAAGGCAGCGCCGAGCGGCGCCCCCGCCGCCCTGCTCGCCAAGGGCATCGACGACTCCGGGCCCCGCGGACTCAGCTACTCCGGGCCGGACGAGGGCGGCCGCACCGCCGTGCACACCGACGACGAGGAGTACGGCGGTGACAGCTCCGGTTCCCGTCGCGAGCGGCGCGAAGCCGCGCGGACGGAGACCAGGGGTAAGCGCGGCCCGAAGACCCGCCGCAGGCACTGA
- a CDS encoding Rv3235 family protein — protein sequence MAGARTVAGARTVAAAEEAPAGGARGGAQARPARHREAARNCAPGRPAPRSGAERDAQRFAERAVRAALEVLDGRRRALHLRDIADPEVVAVLETYARTGERECRLGAAVLERVSCAPGARGRVEVFGRYRRGERVFAVAACLRAHRGGWRLCVLRVR from the coding sequence GTGGCGGGCGCACGGACGGTGGCGGGCGCACGGACGGTGGCGGCGGCGGAGGAGGCTCCGGCGGGTGGGGCCCGGGGTGGCGCGCAAGCGCGCCCGGCGCGGCATCGTGAGGCGGCGCGGAACTGCGCGCCGGGGCGGCCCGCGCCGCGTTCCGGCGCCGAGCGCGACGCGCAGCGCTTCGCCGAGCGGGCGGTGCGCGCGGCGCTGGAGGTGCTCGACGGCCGCCGCCGGGCCCTGCACCTGCGCGATATCGCCGACCCCGAGGTGGTCGCCGTGCTGGAGACCTACGCCCGCACCGGCGAGCGGGAGTGCAGGCTCGGCGCCGCCGTGCTGGAGCGGGTGAGCTGCGCGCCGGGCGCGCGCGGCCGGGTCGAGGTGTTCGGCCGGTACCGGCGCGGCGAGCGCGTCTTCGCCGTCGCGGCCTGCCTGCGGGCGCACCGGGGCGGGTGGCGGCTCTGCGTGCTGCGGGTACGGTAG
- a CDS encoding WS/DGAT/MGAT family O-acyltransferase — protein MITRLTAQDASFHRQEQGSNPVYIGSLAIVEGPLDYDRLLDLVESRLAMVPRYRRKVRVIPLALGRPVWVEDSGFDLTYHIRRSALPAPGSEVQLHDLVARLASRPLDQDRPLWEMYLIEGLADGRTAVFTKTHAALVDGETALEIGHVILDDGPDPRALPPDSWHPPREPGDAELLAGALSHLAAQPREALEVARDAGTAAFTVLGAASKAVDSVVSAVRTATAGAPDSPLNARMTRNRRFDVVRTELADYRRIRARFDCSINDVILAVITGALREWLLSRDQAVTESATLRAVVPMSVYSEDPPGDTAGEISSFLIDLPVGEPNPVMRLSHITHATAAAGRQRRGVRARTLVHLAGFAPASLHAMSVRAASTFADHTFNLVITNAPGPQSPMYIGGARMLEMYPVSPLLRNQALSLGLTSYDGKVCYGLNADRDAMADLGVLAASVHESLEELLGACA, from the coding sequence GTGATCACCAGACTGACGGCGCAGGACGCGTCGTTCCACCGTCAGGAACAGGGCAGCAACCCCGTCTACATCGGTTCCCTCGCCATCGTGGAGGGGCCACTCGACTACGACCGCCTGCTCGATCTGGTGGAGAGCAGGCTGGCGATGGTGCCGCGGTACCGCCGCAAGGTGCGCGTGATCCCGCTCGCGCTGGGCAGGCCGGTGTGGGTGGAGGACAGCGGCTTCGACCTGACCTACCACATCCGGCGCTCCGCGCTGCCCGCTCCCGGCAGCGAGGTCCAGCTGCACGACCTGGTGGCGCGGCTCGCCTCGCGCCCGCTCGACCAGGACCGCCCGCTGTGGGAGATGTACCTGATCGAGGGGCTCGCCGACGGCCGCACCGCGGTCTTCACCAAGACCCACGCGGCGCTGGTCGACGGCGAGACGGCGCTGGAGATCGGGCACGTCATCCTGGACGACGGCCCCGACCCGCGCGCCCTCCCGCCCGACTCCTGGCACCCGCCCCGCGAGCCGGGCGACGCCGAGCTGCTCGCGGGCGCCCTGAGCCACCTGGCGGCGCAGCCGCGGGAGGCGCTCGAGGTCGCCAGGGACGCGGGAACGGCGGCGTTCACCGTTCTCGGCGCGGCGAGCAAGGCGGTGGACTCGGTGGTGTCGGCGGTGCGCACCGCCACCGCGGGCGCGCCGGACAGCCCGCTCAACGCCAGGATGACCCGCAACCGCCGCTTCGACGTCGTCCGCACCGAGCTCGCCGACTACCGCCGGATCCGGGCCCGCTTCGACTGCTCGATCAACGACGTCATCCTCGCGGTGATCACCGGCGCGCTGCGCGAGTGGCTGCTCTCCAGGGACCAGGCCGTCACCGAGTCGGCGACGCTGCGCGCGGTGGTGCCGATGTCGGTCTACTCCGAGGATCCGCCCGGCGACACGGCTGGCGAGATCTCCTCGTTCCTGATCGACCTCCCGGTCGGCGAGCCGAATCCGGTGATGCGGCTCTCGCACATCACGCACGCCACCGCGGCGGCGGGCAGGCAGCGCCGCGGGGTGCGCGCCCGCACCCTGGTGCACCTGGCCGGCTTCGCCCCGGCCAGCCTGCATGCGATGAGCGTCAGGGCGGCGAGTACGTTCGCAGACCACACGTTCAATCTGGTGATCACCAACGCGCCGGGTCCGCAGTCCCCGATGTACATCGGCGGGGCGCGGATGCTGGAGATGTACCCGGTGTCGCCGCTGCTGCGCAATCAGGCGCTGAGCCTCGGGCTGACCTCCTACGACGGGAAGGTCTGCTACGGGCTCAACGCCGACCGCGACGCGATGGCGGATCTCGGGGTGCTGGCCGCGTCGGTGCACGAGTCCCTGGAGGAGCTGCTCGGTGCCTGCGCCTGA
- a CDS encoding DUF6912 family protein, which produces MRVYVPATIAMLRALVADRELRAVSGTAFAVTPALREAYASGDEEELAEVAMGEAARAALRLLAAEAEDSDTPPIQRRAVIAADVTGAAPRPDLDDAVVRLAGPVPYATIASVHVDLADAEADVAKAVEVIDAADLGDPDAEFTLGDAEDHQLAWYATQELPFLLELL; this is translated from the coding sequence CTGCGCGTCTACGTGCCCGCGACCATCGCGATGCTGCGCGCGCTGGTCGCCGACCGCGAGCTGCGCGCGGTCAGCGGAACCGCCTTCGCGGTCACCCCGGCGCTGCGCGAGGCGTACGCCTCCGGCGACGAGGAGGAGCTGGCCGAGGTCGCCATGGGCGAGGCGGCGCGGGCGGCGCTGCGGCTGCTCGCGGCCGAGGCCGAGGACTCCGACACGCCGCCGATCCAGCGCCGCGCGGTGATCGCCGCCGACGTCACCGGCGCGGCCCCGCGGCCGGACCTGGACGACGCGGTGGTCCGGCTGGCCGGGCCGGTGCCGTACGCGACGATCGCCTCGGTGCACGTCGACCTGGCCGACGCCGAGGCGGACGTGGCGAAGGCCGTCGAGGTGATCGATGCCGCCGATCTGGGCGACCCGGACGCCGAGTTCACCCTCGGCGACGCGGAGGACCACCAGCTGGCCTGGTATGCCACCCAGGAGCTGCCCTTCCTGCTCGAGCTGCTCTGA
- a CDS encoding ferredoxin reductase, giving the protein MFENVRQWLEEPAAEVADRGGRLNVLRGAVARITTPLLPDDYLHLVNPLWSARELRGRVLEVRKETADSATLVIKPGWGFDWAFEPGQYIGFGVLVDGRWHWRSYSLTSPPNWSDDPAARGKRLISIAVKAMPEGLLSSHLVNGVTPGTVVRLAAPQGGFVLPSPPPPKVLFLTAGSGITPVMSMLRALDRRDAFTDVVHVHSARTADDVMFGGELTGLAERHPGFTSHLHLTGVHGKLDLADLDTLFPDWRERQTWACGPAAMLDDIEKHWAAAGLAGKLNVERFDVERSAVGEGGTVTFGRSERSTVADGATSLLEAGEAAGVRMPFGCRMGICQTCVLTITAGHTRDLRNGDERREGDKVQTCISAAAGDCTLDV; this is encoded by the coding sequence ATGTTCGAGAATGTGCGGCAATGGCTGGAGGAGCCCGCGGCCGAGGTGGCCGACCGAGGTGGCCGGTTGAACGTACTGCGCGGCGCGGTCGCCCGGATCACCACACCACTGCTCCCGGACGACTACCTGCACCTGGTGAACCCGCTGTGGTCGGCGCGCGAGCTGCGCGGCCGGGTGCTCGAGGTCCGCAAGGAGACCGCGGACTCGGCGACCCTGGTGATCAAGCCGGGCTGGGGCTTCGACTGGGCCTTCGAGCCGGGCCAGTACATCGGCTTCGGCGTGCTGGTCGACGGCCGCTGGCACTGGCGCTCGTACTCGCTGACCTCCCCGCCGAACTGGTCCGACGACCCGGCGGCGCGCGGCAAGCGGCTGATCTCGATCGCCGTGAAGGCGATGCCGGAGGGGCTGCTCTCCAGCCACCTGGTGAACGGCGTGACGCCGGGCACCGTGGTGCGGCTGGCCGCGCCGCAGGGCGGGTTCGTGCTGCCCTCGCCACCGCCGCCGAAGGTGCTCTTCCTCACCGCGGGCAGCGGCATCACCCCGGTGATGTCCATGCTGCGCGCGCTGGATCGGCGCGACGCCTTCACCGACGTGGTGCACGTGCACTCGGCGCGCACCGCCGACGACGTGATGTTCGGCGGTGAGCTGACCGGGCTCGCCGAGCGGCACCCCGGCTTCACCTCGCACCTGCACCTCACCGGGGTGCACGGCAAGCTCGACCTGGCCGACCTGGACACCCTCTTCCCGGATTGGCGCGAGCGGCAGACCTGGGCCTGCGGCCCGGCCGCCATGCTGGACGACATCGAGAAGCACTGGGCCGCGGCCGGTCTCGCGGGCAAGCTGAACGTCGAGCGGTTCGACGTGGAGCGCTCCGCGGTCGGGGAGGGCGGCACCGTCACCTTCGGCAGGAGCGAGCGCAGCACCGTCGCCGACGGCGCGACCAGCCTGCTGGAGGCGGGCGAGGCGGCAGGCGTGCGGATGCCGTTCGGCTGCCGGATGGGCATCTGCCAGACCTGCGTGCTCACCATCACCGCCGGGCACACCCGTGACCTGCGCAACGGTGACGAGCGGCGCGAGGGCGACAAGGTACAGACCTGCATCTCCGCCGCCGCGGGCGACTGCACCCTCGACGTCTGA
- a CDS encoding fatty acid desaturase family protein, which produces MAITDIRAFAHLTAADIETLGDELDAIRRSVELSRGARDAKYIRHTIAAQRGLEVAGRAVLFGSRNRWAWLTGTALLSVAKIIENMELGHNISHGQWDWMNDPEIHSGTWEWDQTGPSAQWRRAHNYSHHTYTNVLGKDEDLGFGILRMTRDEPWRPVHLVQPFANLVLAATFEWGIALHDWHIDRELSGVPPKQLNSEPNVQFARKIARQVGKDFVFYPALTGPAWKSTLKANMTANLVRNLWAYAVIFCGHFPDGAEKFAIEQLTGETRAEWYLRQMLGSANFRAGRSMAFMSGNLCYQIEHHLFPDLPSNRYAEIAQRVRELCDKYDLPYTTGSLGRQYLLAFRTIHKLALPDSMLRRTADDAPETSSERKFAGITLPAQVDPATGKRRGLRSALTEAKVALRQKAEQEKQVLREAKQALGEKARHEQDVLREARITLRDRIGARGRRRRGTA; this is translated from the coding sequence GTGGCCATCACCGATATTCGCGCATTCGCACACCTCACCGCCGCTGACATCGAGACCCTCGGGGACGAACTCGACGCGATCCGCCGCTCGGTGGAGCTGTCCCGCGGCGCACGGGACGCCAAATACATCAGACACACGATCGCCGCCCAGCGCGGGCTCGAGGTCGCCGGCCGCGCCGTGCTCTTCGGCAGCAGGAACCGGTGGGCCTGGCTCACCGGCACCGCGCTGCTCTCGGTGGCGAAGATCATCGAGAACATGGAGCTCGGGCACAACATCAGCCACGGGCAGTGGGACTGGATGAACGACCCGGAGATCCACTCGGGCACCTGGGAGTGGGATCAGACCGGGCCGTCGGCGCAGTGGCGGCGGGCGCACAACTACTCGCACCACACCTACACCAACGTGCTCGGCAAGGACGAAGACCTCGGCTTCGGCATCCTGCGGATGACGCGGGACGAGCCGTGGCGCCCGGTCCACCTGGTGCAGCCGTTCGCCAACCTGGTGCTCGCCGCCACCTTCGAGTGGGGAATCGCGCTGCACGACTGGCACATCGACAGGGAGCTCTCCGGGGTACCGCCCAAGCAGCTGAACTCCGAGCCGAATGTGCAGTTCGCGCGCAAGATCGCGCGTCAGGTCGGCAAGGACTTCGTGTTCTACCCCGCGCTCACCGGCCCGGCCTGGAAGAGCACGCTGAAGGCCAACATGACCGCGAACCTGGTGCGCAACCTCTGGGCCTACGCGGTGATCTTCTGCGGGCACTTCCCGGACGGCGCGGAGAAGTTCGCCATCGAGCAGCTCACCGGCGAGACCCGCGCCGAGTGGTACCTGCGGCAGATGCTCGGCAGCGCCAACTTCCGGGCCGGGCGGTCGATGGCCTTCATGAGCGGCAACCTCTGCTACCAGATCGAGCACCACCTCTTCCCCGACCTGCCGAGCAACCGGTACGCGGAGATCGCGCAGCGGGTGCGCGAGCTGTGCGACAAGTACGACCTGCCCTACACCACCGGCTCGCTCGGCAGGCAGTACCTGCTCGCCTTCCGCACCATCCACAAGCTGGCGCTGCCGGACAGCATGCTGCGGCGCACCGCGGACGACGCGCCGGAGACCTCGTCGGAGCGCAAGTTCGCGGGTATCACGCTGCCCGCCCAGGTCGACCCGGCAACCGGGAAGCGTCGCGGCCTCCGCTCCGCGCTGACCGAGGCCAAGGTCGCGCTGCGGCAGAAGGCGGAGCAGGAGAAGCAGGTGCTCCGCGAGGCGAAACAGGCGTTGGGCGAGAAAGCGCGGCACGAGCAGGACGTGCTGCGCGAGGCCCGGATCACGCTGCGGGACAGGATCGGAGCTCGGGGCCGGCGACGCCGGGGAACGGCGTGA
- a CDS encoding fatty acid desaturase family protein — MAISDVKEYAHLTESDVEALGEEFDAIRRDIESSRGAADARYIRNVIRLQRALEIVGRAALFASDKRPAWLAGVALLGTAKIIENMEIGHNVMHGQWDWMNDPEIHSSSWEWDNTGPSKHWKQTHNFLHHKYTNVLGMDDDIGYGLLRVTRDQRWKPFNIGNPVYNLLLQLFFEFGVAVQHLELGKVAAGRFKGDAERAEFERKRQEVLVKVGRQMAKDYVVFPALTGPAWKNTLTANLAANMVRNVWTNAVIFCGHFPDGAEKFTKADIDGESKGQWYLRQMLGSANISGGPVIHFMTGNLSHQIEHHLFPDLPSNRYVHIAVRVRELADKYDLPYTTGSLPVQYFKAWRTILKLSLPNKYLRATADDAPETASERKFGGNAVPVIDPETGRRRGLRSALTAGRRRLSRR, encoded by the coding sequence ATGGCTATTTCGGATGTCAAGGAGTACGCGCACCTCACGGAGTCCGACGTCGAGGCGCTCGGCGAGGAATTCGACGCGATCCGGCGTGACATCGAGTCGTCGCGCGGCGCGGCCGACGCCCGCTACATCCGCAACGTCATCCGGTTACAGCGCGCCCTGGAGATCGTCGGCCGGGCGGCGCTCTTCGCCAGTGACAAGCGCCCGGCGTGGCTGGCCGGCGTCGCCCTGCTCGGCACGGCCAAGATCATCGAGAACATGGAGATCGGCCACAACGTCATGCACGGCCAGTGGGACTGGATGAACGATCCGGAGATCCACTCCAGCTCGTGGGAGTGGGACAACACCGGGCCGTCCAAGCACTGGAAGCAGACGCACAACTTCCTGCACCACAAGTACACCAACGTGCTCGGCATGGACGACGACATCGGCTACGGCCTACTGCGCGTCACCAGGGACCAGCGCTGGAAGCCGTTCAATATCGGCAACCCGGTGTACAACCTGCTGCTGCAGCTCTTCTTCGAGTTCGGGGTCGCGGTGCAGCACCTGGAGCTGGGCAAGGTCGCTGCGGGGCGGTTCAAGGGCGACGCCGAGCGCGCGGAGTTCGAGCGCAAGCGCCAGGAGGTGCTGGTCAAGGTCGGCCGCCAGATGGCCAAGGACTACGTGGTGTTCCCCGCGCTCACCGGCCCGGCCTGGAAGAACACCCTGACCGCGAACCTCGCCGCCAACATGGTGCGCAACGTCTGGACCAACGCGGTGATCTTCTGCGGGCACTTCCCGGACGGCGCGGAGAAGTTCACCAAGGCCGATATCGACGGCGAGTCCAAGGGCCAGTGGTACCTGCGGCAGATGCTCGGCAGCGCGAACATCAGCGGCGGCCCGGTGATCCACTTCATGACCGGTAACCTGAGCCACCAGATCGAGCACCACCTCTTCCCCGACCTGCCGAGCAACCGCTACGTGCACATCGCGGTGCGGGTGCGCGAGCTGGCCGACAAGTACGACCTGCCGTACACCACCGGCTCGCTGCCGGTGCAGTACTTCAAGGCGTGGCGCACCATCCTCAAGCTCTCGCTGCCGAACAAGTACCTGCGCGCCACCGCCGACGACGCGCCGGAGACGGCGTCGGAGCGCAAGTTCGGCGGCAACGCCGTGCCGGTCATCGACCCGGAGACCGGGCGGCGGCGCGGGCTGCGCAGCGCGCTGACCGCGGGCAGGCGGCGGCTCAGCCGACGCTGA
- the bluB gene encoding 5,6-dimethylbenzimidazole synthase produces MSVYEAIRLRRDVRAEFTGTPIDDDTLWRLLDAAHRAPSVGNSQPWDFVVVREPATLERFADHVAEKRREFRASLPPERAATFDPIRIEGIRESGTGVVVSYDHARGGPNVLGRATVPETGIFSTVLAIQNLWLAATAEQIGVGWVSFYEADQLAELVGLPPGVRPVAWLCVGPVREFQRVPDLERFGWRSGRTLDQAVHRERFGG; encoded by the coding sequence CTGAGCGTCTACGAAGCCATCCGCCTGCGCCGCGACGTGCGCGCCGAATTCACCGGTACCCCGATCGACGACGACACCCTGTGGCGGCTGCTCGACGCCGCGCACCGGGCGCCGAGCGTCGGCAATTCGCAGCCGTGGGACTTCGTCGTCGTCCGCGAACCGGCGACGCTGGAGCGGTTCGCCGACCACGTCGCCGAGAAGCGCCGCGAGTTCAGGGCGAGCCTGCCGCCGGAGCGGGCCGCCACCTTCGACCCGATCCGGATCGAGGGCATCCGGGAGAGCGGGACCGGCGTCGTCGTCAGCTACGACCACGCCCGCGGCGGGCCGAACGTGCTCGGCCGCGCCACGGTGCCGGAGACCGGGATCTTCTCCACCGTGCTCGCCATCCAGAACCTGTGGCTCGCGGCCACGGCCGAGCAGATCGGCGTCGGCTGGGTGTCGTTCTACGAAGCCGACCAGCTCGCCGAGCTGGTCGGGCTGCCGCCCGGGGTGCGGCCGGTGGCCTGGCTCTGCGTCGGTCCGGTGCGCGAGTTCCAGCGGGTGCCGGATCTGGAGCGGTTCGGCTGGCGCAGCGGGCGCACCCTGGACCAGGCGGTGCACCGCGAGCGGTTCGGCGGTTGA